In Leptospirillum ferriphilum, the genomic window GATCGTTAAAAATATCACCGATTATGGTGCATTTATCGATCTTGGCGGGATTGACGGTCTCCTCCACATTACGGACATGTCCTGGGGGCGCGTGACAAACCCTCAGGAATTCATGAATGTTGGGGACAAGGTCAATGTGGTGGTTCTCAAGCATGACAAGGAAACGGGGAGAGTTTCTCTGGGGCTCAAACAGTTGACGCCGGATCCCTGGACGACTGTCGGAACCAGATATCCGGAGGGTACACGTGTCAATGCTCGCGTTGTATCGATTACGGATTATGGCGCGTTCCTGGAAATTGAGCCCGGAATCGAAGGTTTGATGCATGTGACGGAAATGAGCTGGAATCATGAGGTCAAGCATCCCAGCAAAATTATGTCCGTTGGGGATACCATAGAAGTTCAAGTTCTCAAGATCGATGAGAAAAACCGGAAGATCTCTCTGGGACTGAAGCAGTTGGGTCCCAATCCGTGGGATGATGTGGAGACGAAGTACCCAGTTGGGGCAGTTGTTTCGGGCAAGATCAAAAGTCTGACAGATTTTGGAGCTTTTGTCGGCCTGGATGAAGGAATTGATGGTCTGATCCATATTTCGGACATGTCGTGGACCAAGCATGTCCGCCATCCTTCGGAAGTGTTTAAAAAGGGACAGAAGGTTGAGGTTGTCGTTCTGAAGATTGAAAAAGAACGTCAGCGCCTTTCTCTCGGCTTCAAGCAGGTTTCCGAGGATCCGTGGGATTCGGATATTCCCTCCAGGTTTCCGGTGGGGTCCTTCCTGGATGGAGTTGTGACTAAAGTGATGGACTTCGGCTTTTTTGTTGAGCTTGCCGAAGGAATCGAAGGACTTGTTCATGTCAGTGAGGTAGACCTGGAGTCGGGGCAAAGACTTGATCAAGTCTATCAGCCTGGGATGTCCCTCCCTGTGCGGGTCATCAAGCTGGATCCGGCAGAGAGGAAGATTGGGTTGTCCATGAAAGCTGTTTCTGCTGACTCCCCCCTGGAGGCAGCTCCAGCTGTAAATGCGCAACCGGCACCCGGGAATGCTATGGAAGAGGCATTAAAATCTGCACGGAAAAAAGGGAAAAAATCCACTGAGTCTCCAGAGGAAAATGCCTAACCTGTTTGTGGGGGGGAAGGGAGTCGTCTGTCCTTTTCCCCCAATTTTTGTGTGGCGGGGATGATCCGAATCAAAAGATTTGCCCGATACGTTGGTATCTTTATAGCTGTAACAGCGTTGATCTTTCTCTTGGGTCGTGCAGCAGGCCATTTCGGTCGAGCTTTACCCCTTGTCGGCGGGGCCGAAATTGGTGTCATTCGTATTAATGGTGTCATTCTCCATTCCGAAAAGACCATTCGCCAGATAAGAACACTCGCCTCTGATCCTGAGGTCAAGGCTATTTTGCTTCGGATTAACAGTCCGGGTGGAGCGGTCGTGCCCTCCCAGGATATTTATGAAGAAGTCCTGAAAGCGCGGAAAAAAGGGAAAATAGTCGTCTCTTCCATCGGGACGGTGGGGGCATCCGGCGCCTACTATATCGCGTCAGCATCAGATTTTATCATGGCGAGCAGCGGCTCTCTCACCGGTTCGATCGGTGTTATCATGGAGCTTGCTGAAGTCAAGGACCTGCTTGATAAAATCGGTGTTCACAGTGAAGTTGTAAAAAGTGGAAAGATGAAAGATGTTGGTTCTCCTTTTCGGCCCATGACCGCTGATGAAAAAGCATATATGAAATCTCTTCTTGATAACATTCACCAACAGTTTATTTTGGCGGTGTCCAAGGGAAGACATCTCAGTGTGGACAAAATCGATCCGTTGGCGGATGGGCGTGTTTTTACAGGAGAGATGGCATTTCGATATCATCTTGTGGACGGTATAGGTGATTACCGGGATGCTCTCAGAAAAGCTGCTACAATGGCGCATCTTAAGGTTATCCCTGCTATTCGCGAATTTCATAAGAAGGGTGTGCTGAACTCCCTTATTTCGTCCAAGGTGTCCACGCTTTTGGGGGGTGGCCTGGGGGAGTCAACCGGTTTTTGGTCCATCCTTCCGGGTTCTAAAATATAATCCTATCAATGTGTTGGAGTTGTCGATGACCCGAGACGACCTGATAAAGCGAATTGCAGAAAAGAACGCTGGTATTTCCCTCTCTGATTCAAGAGAATTGGTCCTTGATCTTTTTGAGTCGATGAAATCCGTTATTCTGGAAGGCGAGTCTCTGGAAATCCGACGGTTTGGGGTTTTTGAAATTCACCACCGCAAGCCACGGATAGCCAGAAATCCCAGAACAGGGGAAAAAGTATCTGTAGGAGAGCGCAAGAGCCTTATTTTCCGGCCAGGGAAAATCTTGAAACTTCGGATGAAAAATCTGACAAGGAAGTCCATCTGATGTTTGAAAGTCTTACGGAAAGATTTGATCAGGTTCTCCGAAAAATCACCGGACGAGGTCTCTTGGGTGAGGCTCAGGTGGATGAAACCCTCAGGGAGATTCGGGTCGCCTTGCTTGAAGCCGATGTGAACCTCGATGTGGTGAAATCATTTACAGAGCAGCTCCGTACCCGTCTCAAAGGGGCAGAGGTTAAGGAGGGGCTGACTCCTCCCCAGACTGTTCTGAAAGAAGTTTTCGATGAGGTCGTTCATCTTTTGGGAGATCAAAAAGCGAATCTTCAGCTCTCCTCAAAGCCTCCTACCGTGATTATGTTGATGGGTTTGCAGGGGTCAGGAAAAACAACCACAGCAGCAAAACTGGCCTACCATTTTCGTCAGTCTGGACGTCGGGT contains:
- a CDS encoding 30S ribosomal protein S1 encodes the protein MSIEQAVSKVSQVAEGQGTGVSDQDVMLSAEEMDRLYADTLRNLDEGSVVEGRVIEIYPNEVVVDIGYKSEGHISKSEFSEEEIQALKVDDIIHVYLEEREDVNGNLVLSKEKADRMKVWDAIEEQFNRSDVIEGRIISRIKGGMTVDVGLKAFLPGSQIDLRPVRDMDRLIGQTIQVRIIKMNKKRGNIIVSRRVLLEEWRDRRKKVTMDALKEGEILEGIVKNITDYGAFIDLGGIDGLLHITDMSWGRVTNPQEFMNVGDKVNVVVLKHDKETGRVSLGLKQLTPDPWTTVGTRYPEGTRVNARVVSITDYGAFLEIEPGIEGLMHVTEMSWNHEVKHPSKIMSVGDTIEVQVLKIDEKNRKISLGLKQLGPNPWDDVETKYPVGAVVSGKIKSLTDFGAFVGLDEGIDGLIHISDMSWTKHVRHPSEVFKKGQKVEVVVLKIEKERQRLSLGFKQVSEDPWDSDIPSRFPVGSFLDGVVTKVMDFGFFVELAEGIEGLVHVSEVDLESGQRLDQVYQPGMSLPVRVIKLDPAERKIGLSMKAVSADSPLEAAPAVNAQPAPGNAMEEALKSARKKGKKSTESPEENA
- the sppA gene encoding signal peptide peptidase SppA translates to MIRIKRFARYVGIFIAVTALIFLLGRAAGHFGRALPLVGGAEIGVIRINGVILHSEKTIRQIRTLASDPEVKAILLRINSPGGAVVPSQDIYEEVLKARKKGKIVVSSIGTVGASGAYYIASASDFIMASSGSLTGSIGVIMELAEVKDLLDKIGVHSEVVKSGKMKDVGSPFRPMTADEKAYMKSLLDNIHQQFILAVSKGRHLSVDKIDPLADGRVFTGEMAFRYHLVDGIGDYRDALRKAATMAHLKVIPAIREFHKKGVLNSLISSKVSTLLGGGLGESTGFWSILPGSKI
- a CDS encoding HU family DNA-binding protein, translating into MTRDDLIKRIAEKNAGISLSDSRELVLDLFESMKSVILEGESLEIRRFGVFEIHHRKPRIARNPRTGEKVSVGERKSLIFRPGKILKLRMKNLTRKSI